The following coding sequences are from one Hymenobacter sp. DG25A window:
- the tgt gene encoding tRNA guanosine(34) transglycosylase Tgt, translating to MTFDLVAQDPHTKARAGVVHTAHGSIETPIFMPVGTVGSVKAVHQRELKEDIKAQIILGNTYHLYLRPGLDVLRQAGGLHKFNGWDRPILTDSGGYQVYSLSKTRKIKEEGVKFRSHIDGSQHLFSPEGVMDIQRVIGADIIMAFDECTPWPCEYDYASRSLDMTHRWLKRCIERFDSTEGLYGYQQTLFPIVQGSTFKDLRVKSAEFVAEQGREGNAIGGLSVGEPAELMYEMTEIVCDILPKDKPRYLMGVGTPANILENIALGVDMFDCVMPTRNARNGMLFTTQGIINIKNKKWEADFSPIDAELGGYASTFYTKSYLRHLFQSTEYLAGMVASVHNLSFYLWLVGEARQRIQNGTFLEWKERMVKQLMVRL from the coding sequence ATGACGTTCGACCTCGTAGCTCAAGACCCCCACACCAAAGCCCGGGCCGGGGTGGTACACACTGCCCACGGCAGCATTGAAACGCCCATTTTTATGCCGGTGGGCACGGTAGGCTCGGTAAAAGCAGTGCATCAGCGCGAGCTGAAAGAAGATATTAAGGCCCAGATTATTCTGGGCAATACCTACCACCTGTACCTGCGCCCCGGTCTGGACGTGTTGCGGCAGGCCGGCGGTCTGCACAAGTTCAACGGCTGGGACCGGCCCATTCTCACCGACTCCGGCGGGTACCAGGTGTACTCGCTCAGCAAAACGCGCAAAATCAAGGAAGAGGGCGTTAAGTTCCGCTCCCACATTGATGGCTCGCAGCATCTGTTTTCGCCGGAAGGCGTGATGGATATTCAGCGCGTGATTGGGGCCGATATTATTATGGCCTTTGATGAATGCACGCCCTGGCCCTGCGAGTACGACTACGCCAGCCGCTCCCTGGACATGACGCACCGCTGGCTGAAGCGCTGCATCGAGCGTTTTGACAGCACCGAAGGCCTGTATGGCTACCAGCAGACGCTGTTTCCTATTGTGCAGGGCAGCACCTTTAAGGATCTGCGCGTGAAATCAGCCGAGTTTGTGGCCGAGCAGGGCCGCGAGGGCAACGCCATTGGCGGCCTGAGCGTGGGCGAGCCCGCCGAGCTGATGTATGAGATGACGGAAATTGTGTGCGACATCCTGCCCAAAGACAAGCCCCGCTACCTCATGGGCGTGGGCACGCCGGCCAACATTCTGGAGAACATAGCCCTGGGCGTAGATATGTTTGATTGCGTGATGCCGACCCGCAATGCCCGCAACGGCATGCTGTTCACCACGCAGGGCATCATCAACATCAAAAACAAGAAGTGGGAAGCTGACTTCTCCCCCATTGACGCTGAACTGGGCGGCTACGCCAGCACGTTTTACACCAAGTCTTACCTGCGCCATCTGTTCCAGAGCACGGAGTATCTGGCCGGCATGGTAGCCTCGGTGCACAACCTCTCCTTTTACCTGTGGCTGGTGGGCGAGGCCCGGCAGCGCATCCAAAACGGTACCTTTCTGGAATGGAAGGAGCGCATGGTAAAGCAGCTGATGGTACGGCTGTAA
- a CDS encoding LptF/LptG family permease — protein sequence MKLLDKYILKKFLTSYLFTVIMLVSVICVIDFTEKNDDFIKHNLGAWKIISEYYVNLFPYFANLLSPITVFIATVFVTARLAARTEIVAMLSSGMSFQRLLVPYIMGATIIGVSIFGLIGWVIPNANKTRVAFERAYIKNPFRFQARNIHIKVGPKSYAYMESYDNVNNVGYRFALETIEGTQLKRRLTANAITWDSTKKAWRLTPQLVHTFDGEKETLRAYPARDTTLNLYPKDFASTYRLSETLTLPELNRYIKQKLDRGSDDTEIYLIEKYERYSYPFAIIILTIIGVILSSRKSRGGVGGQIALGFTLAFVFIIFVILSRNLALVGDLSPMLAAWVPSLVFTMIGAVLYRFIPK from the coding sequence ATGAAGCTCCTCGATAAATACATTCTCAAGAAATTCCTCACCAGCTACCTGTTCACGGTGATTATGCTGGTGTCGGTTATCTGCGTGATTGATTTCACGGAGAAGAATGACGACTTCATTAAGCACAACCTGGGGGCCTGGAAGATTATTTCGGAATACTACGTGAACCTGTTTCCGTATTTCGCCAATCTGCTCTCCCCTATCACCGTGTTTATTGCCACAGTATTTGTCACGGCGCGGCTGGCTGCCCGCACCGAAATTGTGGCCATGCTGAGCAGTGGCATGAGCTTTCAGCGGCTGCTGGTGCCCTATATCATGGGCGCCACCATTATCGGGGTTTCCATTTTCGGGCTGATTGGTTGGGTGATTCCCAACGCTAATAAAACCCGCGTAGCCTTTGAGCGTGCCTACATTAAGAACCCCTTCCGTTTTCAGGCGCGCAACATCCATATTAAGGTAGGCCCCAAGAGCTACGCCTACATGGAGAGCTACGACAACGTGAACAACGTGGGTTACCGCTTTGCGCTGGAAACGATAGAAGGCACCCAGCTCAAGCGCCGCCTAACGGCCAACGCCATTACCTGGGACTCCACCAAAAAAGCCTGGCGCCTCACGCCGCAGCTGGTGCATACTTTTGATGGGGAGAAGGAAACCCTGCGTGCCTATCCCGCCCGTGACACCACCCTCAATCTGTACCCCAAGGACTTTGCCAGCACCTACCGCCTGAGCGAGACCCTCACGCTGCCGGAGCTTAACCGCTACATTAAGCAGAAGCTGGACCGCGGCTCCGATGATACGGAAATCTACCTGATTGAGAAGTACGAACGGTATTCATATCCCTTTGCCATCATCATTCTCACCATCATCGGGGTTATTCTGAGCTCCCGGAAATCCCGCGGCGGGGTGGGCGGCCAAATAGCCTTGGGCTTCACGCTGGCCTTCGTGTTTATCATCTTTGTGATTCTGAGCCGGAACCTGGCCCTGGTGGGCGATTTGTCGCCGATGCTGGCGGCCTGGGTGCCCAGCCTAGTGTTTACCATGATTGGTGCCGTGCTCTATCGGTTCATTCCCAAGTAA